Proteins from one Gloeocapsa sp. DLM2.Bin57 genomic window:
- a CDS encoding MoxR family ATPase gives MTSETLKKYLTNIIKNQLQISTMIWGAPGIGKSSIVAQVAQENQLDFIDVRLSQLAPTDLRGLPVAVKETNNNQGTSTWYPPEFLPRSGKGIFFLDELNMAPPTMQGVAQQLILDRKVGAYEVPRDWFIWAAGNRKEDRASVFEMPAPLANRFLHLEVTVDFDSFKAYALDRNFHEQIIAFLSYRTELLHKLDSQTHAWPSPRTWEMASNLHRCQMDITPAVGEGAQAEFQAFLAVYTNLPNLQAILNGNGAQIKFPQEPSNRYATTIGLTMRATTAQQAINAFQWLNTQATAEWVQLFAVDLLRQMRNKGEIGALAALIKKDPRLANFFQDFRDIIKVI, from the coding sequence ATGACTTCTGAAACACTTAAAAAGTATTTAACTAATATCATTAAAAATCAACTGCAAATTAGTACAATGATTTGGGGTGCTCCAGGTATTGGTAAATCTAGCATTGTTGCTCAAGTTGCTCAAGAAAACCAGCTAGATTTTATTGATGTACGTCTCTCCCAATTAGCCCCAACTGATTTAAGGGGATTACCCGTAGCGGTAAAAGAAACAAATAACAATCAAGGTACATCTACATGGTATCCTCCAGAGTTTTTACCTCGTAGCGGTAAAGGGATTTTTTTTCTCGACGAGTTGAATATGGCCCCTCCTACCATGCAGGGAGTAGCTCAACAACTGATTTTAGATAGAAAGGTAGGAGCTTATGAAGTTCCCCGAGATTGGTTTATTTGGGCCGCAGGTAACCGCAAAGAAGATAGAGCAAGTGTTTTTGAAATGCCTGCACCTTTAGCTAATCGTTTTTTACACCTTGAGGTTACGGTTGATTTTGATAGTTTTAAAGCTTACGCCTTGGATCGTAATTTTCATGAGCAAATTATCGCTTTTCTTTCTTATCGTACGGAATTATTGCATAAATTGGACTCTCAGACTCACGCTTGGCCCTCTCCACGCACTTGGGAAATGGCTAGTAATTTGCATCGGTGTCAAATGGATATTACCCCTGCGGTAGGAGAAGGTGCTCAAGCTGAATTTCAAGCTTTTTTGGCTGTATATACAAATTTACCTAATCTACAGGCTATTTTAAACGGTAATGGTGCTCAGATTAAATTTCCTCAAGAACCATCTAACCGTTATGCTACTACTATTGGTTTAACTATGAGAGCAACCACTGCACAACAAGCTATCAACGCTTTTCAATGGCTCAATACTCAAGCAACTGCTGAATGGGTGCAATTATTTGCGGTTGATTTATTGCGTCAAATGCGTAATAAAGGGGAAATAGGTGCTTTAGCTGCTTTGATTAAGAAAGATCCAAGATTAGCTAATTTCTTTCAAGATTTTAGAGATATTATTAAAGTAATTTAA